In Acidobacteriota bacterium, one DNA window encodes the following:
- a CDS encoding DNA internalization-related competence protein ComEC/Rec2, translating into MTDGSQKARALRPLWSLATGAALGAAVSALTSVEPPSWLAPSILVVGAIMGTVALGWRHRARHWLFLLAGFALVGGRGLAQAGDMLQLAHLIDGGETTIRATVVITEGWSDARWGRRTRARAVAASHGEDTIALPNRCRLEVRGTVDPMNLPPPGSEIEVLARVRGHSASPLLVVSSHHLIQLTGRRSPLPALRNALARRLLVAAGTDPSRIRAAEMAAALALGRRDLVPTTVRDRWRRSGLAHVLAVSGLHVGLVGGAVWLILALAGASPRATRLTVLAIVPIYAVLAGAAPSAMRAALMVVIYLGARLLGRAIIPMAAVLLAFSALLLSQPSLIANVGFQLTVFITAALVRWVPAVSTILPGRRWLAGAIAVPIVAQTAAAPIVAWHFRTLIPGAVLSNLVALPMLAPTILGSVAATAIAQVWSGAAGVTLDLVGALLVLLDTAGRVARAHEIVTPPMHAAAVVALTIAGWIALQANRWARLGVVAWISVLAMLGAVWHFRQAPPVPAAELLPVTDGAAVVVGSGKDVIVADTGRYVRESAELLAEGARRHIGAVLASHTDEDHLGGLGQLLRSFEVGELVLPAWMLSEPQTVPLLRIARRRGVQVRPVAAGSAVAFGSLRIVVLWPPAQNPPRHENERSLVARVAVDRRSVLLTADIGSSTERHLARAGDLRSEVLVVAHHGGRGSTSKAFLDAVKPSIALIPAAPGNTYGHPTAEVLERLAGAGIPSRYPARDGWCGAKLVNGEWVPFP; encoded by the coding sequence GTGACAGACGGTTCGCAGAAGGCGCGCGCCCTGCGCCCGCTCTGGTCACTGGCCACGGGAGCCGCACTGGGCGCTGCCGTCTCGGCCCTGACCTCGGTGGAACCGCCTTCCTGGCTGGCCCCGTCAATCCTCGTCGTCGGCGCGATCATGGGCACGGTTGCCCTCGGCTGGAGGCACCGGGCGCGGCATTGGCTGTTCCTCCTGGCCGGATTCGCTCTTGTCGGCGGCAGGGGTCTCGCCCAAGCCGGGGATATGCTGCAACTCGCACACCTCATAGATGGGGGTGAAACGACGATCCGCGCGACCGTCGTGATCACCGAAGGGTGGTCCGACGCGAGGTGGGGGCGCCGCACCAGAGCGAGGGCCGTGGCGGCGAGCCACGGCGAAGATACGATCGCCCTTCCGAATCGATGCCGGCTCGAGGTTCGGGGCACGGTCGACCCGATGAACCTGCCCCCGCCCGGATCGGAGATCGAGGTTCTGGCGCGCGTCAGAGGTCATTCCGCCAGCCCTCTCCTGGTGGTCTCGTCGCATCACCTGATCCAGCTCACCGGCCGCCGAAGCCCGCTGCCGGCTCTGCGCAACGCTCTCGCTCGACGACTCCTGGTTGCTGCCGGCACCGACCCATCTCGCATTCGTGCCGCCGAAATGGCGGCCGCACTCGCCCTCGGCCGTCGCGATCTCGTTCCGACCACCGTTCGAGACAGGTGGCGCCGTTCCGGTCTCGCACACGTCCTCGCGGTCAGCGGCCTTCACGTCGGCCTGGTAGGAGGCGCGGTCTGGTTGATCCTCGCACTGGCCGGCGCGAGCCCGCGGGCAACCCGTCTCACGGTGCTCGCTATCGTCCCCATTTATGCAGTTCTGGCCGGCGCCGCACCATCCGCGATGCGAGCCGCGTTGATGGTCGTCATATACCTCGGCGCCCGCCTGCTCGGGCGGGCCATCATCCCGATGGCTGCCGTCCTGCTGGCGTTCTCCGCCCTTCTCCTCTCCCAGCCCTCGCTCATCGCCAACGTCGGTTTCCAGCTCACGGTGTTCATCACCGCCGCCCTGGTTCGCTGGGTACCGGCTGTCAGCACGATCCTGCCCGGGCGCCGATGGCTGGCTGGCGCCATTGCCGTGCCGATAGTCGCTCAGACTGCAGCCGCACCGATCGTGGCGTGGCATTTCCGCACCCTGATCCCGGGCGCCGTACTCTCGAATCTCGTCGCCCTCCCGATGCTCGCGCCCACCATCCTCGGTTCGGTGGCGGCGACCGCGATTGCGCAGGTGTGGAGCGGTGCTGCCGGGGTGACACTCGATCTTGTCGGCGCTCTGCTGGTCCTCCTGGATACCGCCGGACGGGTGGCGCGAGCTCACGAAATCGTGACGCCGCCGATGCATGCGGCCGCGGTCGTCGCCTTGACGATCGCCGGATGGATCGCCCTGCAGGCCAACCGCTGGGCACGACTGGGCGTGGTGGCATGGATCTCCGTCCTGGCGATGCTCGGAGCTGTCTGGCACTTCCGTCAGGCCCCGCCGGTACCGGCTGCCGAGCTCCTGCCGGTCACCGATGGAGCCGCAGTCGTGGTTGGTTCGGGCAAGGACGTGATCGTGGCCGATACCGGCCGCTACGTTCGTGAATCGGCAGAGCTGCTCGCGGAGGGCGCGCGACGACATATCGGCGCAGTGCTCGCCTCGCACACCGACGAGGACCACCTCGGAGGGCTGGGGCAGTTGCTCCGCTCGTTCGAGGTCGGAGAGCTGGTCCTTCCCGCGTGGATGCTTTCCGAGCCGCAAACCGTTCCCCTCCTGCGAATCGCTCGCCGGCGCGGCGTCCAGGTACGACCTGTCGCGGCGGGGTCCGCAGTCGCGTTCGGCTCGTTACGAATCGTGGTTCTCTGGCCGCCCGCGCAGAACCCGCCCCGGCACGAGAACGAACGCTCCCTGGTCGCCCGCGTCGCCGTCGACCGGAGGTCCGTCCTCCTGACCGCCGACATCGGCAGCTCGACCGAGCGTCACCTTGCCCGCGCCGGCGATCTGCGGAGCGAGGTGTTGGTCGTGGCCCACCACGGCGGCCGCGGCTCGACCTCCAAGGCCTTTCTCGACGCCGTCAAACCTTCGATAGCTCTGATCCCTGCCGCACCGGGCAACACATATGGCCACCCGACCGCCGAGGTCCTGGAGCGCCTCGCTGGCGCGGGAATCCCGAGTCGATACCCTGCACGTGACGGGTGGTGTGGGGCGAAGCTGGTGAACGGCGAGTGGGTACCATTCCCGTGA
- the miaA gene encoding tRNA (adenosine(37)-N6)-dimethylallyltransferase MiaA: MDDRLTPLLVIMGPTASGKSRLGLEVAERVDGEIVSADAFAVYRGMDIGTDKPTAEDRRRVRHHLVDVAEPGHRFSAGEFANAAAAAIADITNRDRTPVIVGGTHFYIRALIEGLFPAPPREPADIDHLADQWERDPGAVFQRLREVDPEAAERISPNDRQRVLRALEVFELTGETLSSHWRRHQCPRRYLPLMVAPDRSRQDLYARIDARADRLFASGLVEEVRQILATGVPVDAHALKAIGYRQVVEMLQGECDLETAIENTRKSSRRFAKRQLTWLRGIPEGNLHWVPPAEQGGATAVTELWKQHTEGRRTS; this comes from the coding sequence ATGGATGACAGGTTGACACCACTTCTGGTCATCATGGGTCCGACGGCGTCAGGCAAGAGCCGTCTCGGTCTCGAGGTGGCCGAGAGGGTCGATGGGGAGATCGTCTCGGCGGACGCGTTTGCGGTTTACCGCGGCATGGACATCGGCACCGACAAGCCGACCGCCGAAGATCGGCGTCGAGTCCGTCACCACCTGGTGGATGTGGCCGAGCCCGGGCACCGTTTCTCGGCCGGCGAGTTCGCCAATGCGGCGGCCGCCGCGATCGCGGACATCACGAATCGCGACCGCACACCAGTCATCGTCGGCGGCACGCATTTCTACATCCGCGCGTTGATCGAGGGACTTTTTCCGGCACCCCCGAGAGAGCCCGCCGACATCGATCACCTGGCCGATCAGTGGGAACGCGACCCCGGCGCCGTTTTCCAGAGGCTCCGGGAGGTCGATCCCGAGGCGGCAGAGCGAATTTCTCCGAACGACCGTCAACGGGTTCTGCGGGCGTTGGAGGTATTCGAGCTCACCGGCGAGACACTCTCGAGTCACTGGCGAAGGCACCAGTGCCCTCGAAGGTACCTCCCGTTGATGGTCGCTCCGGACCGTTCGCGGCAGGATCTATATGCTAGAATCGACGCGCGCGCGGACAGGTTATTTGCGTCCGGTCTGGTAGAGGAGGTGCGGCAGATCCTGGCCACCGGTGTCCCTGTCGACGCTCATGCCCTCAAGGCTATCGGCTACCGCCAGGTGGTGGAGATGTTGCAGGGTGAGTGCGATCTGGAAACGGCCATCGAAAACACCAGGAAATCGAGCCGGAGGTTCGCGAAACGCCAGTTGACATGGTTGCGAGGCATTCCCGAAGGGAACCTCCACTGGGTGCCGCCGGCTGAGCAAGGTGGGGCGACGGCGGTCACTGAACTCTGGAAACAGCACACCGAGGGAAGAAGAACATCATGA
- the hfq gene encoding RNA chaperone Hfq, translated as MNKPSSGTINIQDPFFYQLRKDSKTVHVYLVSGKRLTGIIRRFDRYSVILENHGQEQLVYKHSIASIAPLGPMPGKTQPEEDQV; from the coding sequence ATGAACAAACCTTCGAGCGGTACTATCAACATTCAGGATCCATTTTTCTATCAGCTCCGCAAGGATTCCAAGACCGTTCACGTGTATCTTGTCAGCGGCAAACGGCTCACCGGCATCATCCGCCGGTTCGACCGCTACTCGGTGATTCTGGAAAACCACGGACAGGAGCAACTGGTGTACAAGCACTCTATCGCCAGCATCGCTCCGTTGGGCCCGATGCCGGGCAAGACCCAGCCTGAAGAAGACCAGGTCTGA
- a CDS encoding tetratricopeptide repeat protein: MAATFPLFKRAKVVGVLAAAVASAGLLAGCASAPATPPSAARYEFPAPNTGPGRPRLEQADQRLVNEGWNALLSGDTVRAEANAARVGNDPASDLLSLQATLVANRSDASPGLERLTSDQPDYAAAWLTLSVAAERAGDERTALTAANRGSELWPEDRWIERRDDLKRQFVGARIEKAGTLLASGAADASLDTLEPALELEPDNRDAVVLKARALIELGQPDRAEAALSTLPRDSETVRLSGKIAEQRGDLNAAMRIYGSLPDDPESVLAAVAIAEQQRDWQAAMRFYSYLPDDNPEKEAGLRRAKLRWRLSVMPDYVHEAMNSPDLSRAQLAVILVRLAPKVESMAGGQVPLLSDIMTLPSQAEILTATRLGLVDCDELLHRFHPHRQVTALEARTAVENLVQLLGVGEPRWCTFDSGTRPCVKFVDPVSGSSVANVVMELAARGGNGQ, from the coding sequence ATGGCTGCCACCTTTCCTCTCTTCAAGCGCGCTAAAGTTGTGGGCGTCCTCGCGGCGGCCGTGGCCAGTGCCGGCCTCCTGGCGGGATGCGCCTCCGCCCCGGCCACACCGCCCTCCGCGGCGCGGTACGAGTTCCCGGCCCCGAACACGGGCCCCGGTCGCCCGAGGCTCGAGCAGGCCGACCAGCGGCTGGTGAACGAGGGTTGGAACGCCCTGCTCAGCGGCGACACGGTACGGGCGGAGGCCAACGCCGCCAGGGTCGGGAACGATCCGGCGAGCGATCTCCTGTCGTTGCAGGCGACGCTGGTGGCGAACAGATCCGACGCTTCGCCGGGTCTCGAGAGGCTCACCAGCGATCAACCGGACTATGCGGCCGCATGGCTGACCTTGTCGGTGGCGGCCGAACGGGCCGGCGATGAACGGACCGCGCTGACCGCGGCCAACCGCGGTTCCGAGCTGTGGCCCGAAGATCGATGGATCGAACGGCGGGACGACCTGAAACGTCAATTCGTCGGCGCGAGGATCGAGAAAGCCGGCACGCTCCTCGCATCGGGAGCGGCAGATGCCTCGCTCGATACGCTCGAACCGGCGCTGGAGCTCGAACCGGACAACCGCGATGCCGTCGTATTGAAAGCCCGTGCCCTGATCGAACTCGGCCAACCGGATCGTGCCGAGGCGGCTCTCTCCACCCTGCCCCGGGATTCGGAGACCGTCCGCCTCTCCGGCAAAATTGCCGAACAGCGGGGTGACCTCAACGCCGCCATGAGAATCTACGGCTCTCTTCCGGACGACCCGGAGAGCGTCCTCGCCGCGGTCGCGATCGCCGAACAACAGCGCGACTGGCAGGCTGCGATGCGGTTCTACTCCTACCTGCCCGACGACAACCCGGAGAAAGAGGCCGGTTTGCGCCGGGCCAAGCTTCGCTGGCGCCTTTCGGTGATGCCGGATTACGTGCACGAGGCCATGAACTCGCCGGATCTTTCGCGTGCTCAGCTCGCCGTGATCCTGGTCAGGCTTGCGCCGAAAGTGGAAAGCATGGCCGGTGGGCAGGTACCATTGTTATCGGACATCATGACTTTGCCTTCTCAAGCCGAAATCCTCACCGCGACCAGGCTCGGGCTCGTCGACTGCGACGAGTTGCTGCATCGGTTCCATCCCCACCGGCAGGTGACTGCCCTGGAGGCACGAACGGCGGTGGAGAATCTCGTGCAGCTGCTCGGCGTCGGGGAACCGCGCTGGTGCACCTTTGACAGTGGGACCCGCCCGTGCGTGAAATTCGTTGATCCGGTTTCTGGTTCCAGCGTGGCCAATGTCGTGATGGAACTGGCCGCTCGAGGAGGCAACGGCCAATGA
- a CDS encoding Crp/Fnr family transcriptional regulator: MTENARKLIKQFELFSELTNDELDEVASLAQIRKIPADTTIFHEGDDADSIFVVVNGRVKIVTTSTDGKEFILTVLGSGQVFGEMGLLETAPRSASVITVTDVELLVIKQDDFDHLLTSNPHISRKLMAILSRRLRRANSKMESLAYMDVAGRLARYLLDMALDHGNRLGNGWVVVRRPTHSDIAHSIGTSRETVSRLINEFEEGFGLVNKGKFTYIRENLLE, from the coding sequence ATGACCGAGAACGCGCGGAAGCTGATCAAGCAGTTCGAGCTCTTCTCGGAGCTGACCAATGACGAGCTCGACGAAGTTGCGTCTCTCGCCCAGATCCGTAAAATCCCCGCGGACACCACCATCTTTCACGAGGGCGACGACGCGGATTCGATCTTCGTGGTGGTCAACGGCAGGGTCAAGATCGTCACCACGTCGACCGACGGCAAGGAGTTCATCCTGACCGTCCTCGGCTCCGGACAGGTTTTCGGCGAGATGGGTCTGCTCGAGACCGCTCCGAGATCCGCCTCGGTCATCACGGTCACGGATGTCGAACTGCTGGTCATCAAGCAGGACGACTTCGATCACCTGCTGACCTCGAATCCCCACATCTCACGCAAGCTCATGGCTATCCTCTCCCGGCGCCTCCGTCGCGCGAACTCGAAGATGGAATCGCTCGCATACATGGATGTGGCGGGCCGATTGGCGCGTTATCTACTCGACATGGCTCTCGACCACGGCAATCGCCTCGGCAACGGGTGGGTCGTCGTCCGACGCCCGACCCATTCGGACATCGCCCATTCCATCGGAACCAGCCGGGAGACCGTCTCTCGACTCATCAACGAGTTTGAAGAGGGATTCGGGTTGGTGAACAAAGGGAAGTTCACCTACATCCGAGAAAATTTGTTGGAATAG